In one Deltaproteobacteria bacterium genomic region, the following are encoded:
- a CDS encoding NAD(P)-dependent oxidoreductase — translation CRPPTPYGESKCDGEAQVAAFAERTGVPALVARIGNTYGPGSLGFVHFFLRTLLSDDAAAPALPLLGARLLQPIYVVDLVEALVRALRVRLAGVYNFTGDAATSIGDWVLALAELLGVEELARARLASREDPPPAGAAAVPEVVYFLLADGDRIHRAYSDAKLRAAIGDYQRHTLQRGLAATLAWYAQAGALQPVLQ, via the coding sequence CCTGCCGCCCGCCCACCCCCTACGGCGAGTCGAAGTGCGACGGCGAGGCCCAGGTGGCCGCCTTCGCGGAGCGGACGGGCGTGCCCGCCCTCGTCGCCCGGATCGGGAACACGTACGGCCCGGGAAGCCTCGGCTTCGTCCACTTCTTCCTGCGCACGCTCCTGAGCGACGACGCCGCCGCGCCGGCGCTGCCCCTCCTCGGCGCGCGGCTCCTGCAGCCGATCTACGTCGTCGACCTCGTCGAGGCCCTCGTGCGCGCGCTGCGGGTGCGGCTCGCGGGCGTCTACAACTTCACCGGCGACGCCGCGACGTCGATCGGCGACTGGGTCCTCGCGCTCGCCGAGCTGCTCGGCGTGGAGGAGCTGGCGCGCGCGCGACTCGCGTCCCGCGAGGATCCCCCGCCCGCGGGCGCCGCGGCCGTCCCGGAAGTCGTCTACTTCCTGCTCGCCGACGGCGACCGCATCCACCGCGCCTACAGCGATGCGAAGCTCCGCGCCGCGATCGGCGACTACCAGCGGCACACGCTCCAGCGCGGCCTCGCCGCCACGCTCGCCTGGTACGCCCAGGCGGGCGCCCTCCAGCCGGTCCTCCAATGA
- a CDS encoding B12-binding domain-containing radical SAM protein, with protein MRSSAPRSATTSGTRSSAASPPRSPGTPRRAPSSRSSNELVERRSPMRVTLVFPGIALPGFDSFKKRPSVDANFIDHGLASVGAAAKAAGHAVGLIDLRALSGWEHFRSLVRSSDTPVWGITSWSLHYPDAVRAMRVIKEERPEAVIVLGGVHATINTRQVLNNALADHVVTKEGEVSFPRLLASLDAGEQPPRLIEGEPPDLDAIPWVDRDLFDVSGELLTPMVPRLPLPFITTNAGRGCPFKCNFCQPAERMVFGNKAKIRSAQNVVDELLHLRDRYGFRSWMAHDDLFFLNPKWMLEFCDRYQAAGLDQPFICQMRADMICRFEPVVQRMAEAGLAWAMIGFESGSQRILDLFEKGTTVEQNLRAAEICRQHGVKVWANIMFGAPSETKAEALETVRMVWKIGPEHFSPSFFTPTPGSGMFDVVERQDLAVVDDFRGSCRSPDEAKIRGVDYAWLTRAIALAAAGGPEGALATLAGAGA; from the coding sequence ATGCGAAGCTCCGCGCCGCGATCGGCGACTACCAGCGGCACACGCTCCAGCGCGGCCTCGCCGCCACGCTCGCCTGGTACGCCCAGGCGGGCGCCCTCCAGCCGGTCCTCCAATGAGCTCGTCGAAAGGCGGTCCCCGATGCGCGTGACGCTCGTCTTCCCCGGCATCGCCCTCCCCGGCTTCGACAGCTTCAAGAAGCGGCCGAGCGTCGACGCCAACTTCATCGACCACGGTCTCGCCTCCGTCGGCGCCGCCGCGAAGGCCGCGGGCCACGCGGTCGGCCTGATCGACCTCCGCGCGCTCAGCGGGTGGGAGCACTTCCGGTCCCTGGTCCGGTCGAGCGACACCCCGGTGTGGGGCATCACCTCCTGGAGCCTCCACTATCCCGACGCCGTGCGCGCCATGCGCGTGATCAAGGAGGAGCGGCCCGAGGCGGTCATCGTCCTCGGCGGCGTCCACGCGACGATCAACACGCGCCAGGTCCTGAACAACGCGCTCGCCGACCACGTCGTCACCAAGGAAGGCGAGGTGAGCTTCCCGCGGCTCCTCGCGTCGCTCGACGCCGGCGAGCAGCCGCCCCGCCTGATCGAGGGCGAGCCGCCCGACCTGGACGCCATCCCGTGGGTCGACCGCGACCTCTTCGACGTCTCGGGCGAGCTCCTGACGCCGATGGTCCCGCGCCTGCCGTTGCCGTTCATCACCACCAACGCCGGCCGCGGCTGCCCCTTCAAGTGCAACTTCTGCCAGCCGGCCGAGCGCATGGTGTTCGGCAACAAGGCGAAGATCCGCAGCGCCCAGAACGTGGTCGACGAGCTCCTCCACCTGCGCGACCGCTACGGGTTCCGCAGCTGGATGGCGCACGACGATCTCTTCTTCCTGAACCCCAAGTGGATGCTCGAGTTCTGCGACCGCTACCAGGCCGCCGGGCTCGACCAGCCGTTCATCTGTCAGATGCGCGCCGACATGATCTGCCGCTTCGAGCCCGTCGTGCAGCGCATGGCGGAGGCCGGGCTCGCATGGGCGATGATCGGCTTCGAGAGCGGCAGCCAGCGCATCCTCGACCTCTTCGAGAAGGGCACGACGGTGGAGCAGAACCTGCGCGCGGCGGAGATCTGCCGCCAGCACGGCGTCAAGGTGTGGGCGAACATCATGTTCGGCGCGCCGAGCGAGACGAAGGCCGAGGCGCTCGAGACGGTGCGCATGGTCTGGAAGATCGGGCCGGAGCACTTCAGCCCGAGCTTCTTCACCCCGACGCCCGGCAGCGGCATGTTCGACGTCGTCGAGCGCCAGGACCTGGCCGTCGTCGACGACTTCCGCGGCTCCTGCCGCTCGCCGGACGAGGCCAAGATCCGCGGCGTCGACTACGCGTGGCTGACGCGGGCGATCGCGCTGGCGGCCGCCGGCGGCCCGGAGGGCGCGCTCGCGACGCTCGCCGGCGCCGGGGCCTGA